One segment of Pseudodesulfovibrio sp. 5S69 DNA contains the following:
- a CDS encoding LacI family DNA-binding transcriptional regulator, translated as MSQFTIKDLARKLGVSPSTVSRALRGHPDISPATKRRVAEAAEKYHYHPNQLAQSLQKKRSNVIGVIVPAIRHHFFSNVISGIEELAYDNGYTIMVCQSNETLAREILNVQALVANRVAGLLIAISSETTSYEHLARAMRQHVPLVQFDRVVEELDTGKVVVDDYAASFGAVEHLIQSGYRRIGHMAGQEGIALNRKRFEGYRDALKAHGLPLEEKFHLHGGYREEDGRAGAERYLALDELPEAILAINDPVAVGLYTRFKEAGVRIPDDVALVGFSDTPVAALIEPGLTTVHQPAFDMGRTAVSLLLRQFDEGADFEPETVVLATELRVRGSSAPREGICN; from the coding sequence ATGAGCCAGTTCACCATCAAGGACCTGGCCCGCAAACTGGGCGTGTCGCCGTCCACGGTCTCCCGCGCCCTGCGCGGCCACCCGGACATCAGCCCGGCGACCAAGCGCCGCGTGGCCGAGGCGGCCGAGAAGTACCACTACCACCCGAACCAGCTCGCCCAGTCCCTGCAAAAGAAGCGCAGCAACGTCATCGGGGTCATCGTCCCCGCCATCCGACACCACTTTTTTTCCAACGTCATCAGTGGAATAGAGGAGCTCGCCTACGACAACGGCTATACCATCATGGTCTGCCAGTCCAACGAGACCCTGGCCCGCGAGATCCTCAACGTCCAGGCCCTGGTGGCCAACCGCGTGGCCGGGCTGCTCATCGCCATCTCGTCGGAGACCACCAGTTACGAGCACCTTGCCCGGGCCATGCGCCAGCACGTGCCCCTGGTCCAGTTCGACCGGGTGGTGGAGGAGCTGGACACCGGCAAGGTGGTGGTGGACGACTACGCGGCCTCCTTCGGCGCGGTGGAGCATCTCATCCAATCCGGCTACCGGCGCATCGGGCACATGGCCGGGCAGGAGGGCATCGCCTTGAACCGCAAGCGTTTCGAGGGCTACCGCGACGCGCTCAAGGCCCACGGCCTGCCGCTGGAGGAGAAGTTTCATCTGCACGGCGGGTACCGCGAAGAGGACGGCCGGGCCGGGGCCGAACGCTACCTGGCCCTGGACGAGCTGCCCGAGGCCATCCTGGCCATCAACGACCCGGTGGCCGTGGGGCTGTACACCCGGTTCAAGGAGGCCGGGGTACGCATCCCGGACGACGTGGCCCTGGTGGGCTTTTCCGACACCCCGGTGGCCGCGCTCATCGAGCCGGGCCTGACCACGGTGCACCAGCCCGCCTTCGACATGGGCCGGACCGCCGTGTCCCTGCTGCTGCGCCAGTTCGACGAGGGCGCGGACTTCGAACCCGAGACCGTGGTGCTCGCTACCGAGCTGCGCGTGCGGGGCAGTTCCGCCCCGAGGGAGGGAATATGCAACTGA
- a CDS encoding substrate-binding periplasmic protein, producing MAWLVLCLLLWALPCPAQDLPGSIVLTSGEWPPFYSASLPGGGFANRVVRESFALEGITVDFQFLPWRRALETAAQGPAVGSAGWLPMEERRKRFLFSDPVFESARVFFHRRDVPFTWHTLEDVRDLRVGITLGSAEEFPFEEVLARGKGKLDVVGSYVAGMKMLIAGRVDVYACNKAVGLFILANRIDDGDADQVACNPRPIFTETNHLLLSRRLPFAEALMERFNAGLRALRRSGRYDRIRQEYPGLD from the coding sequence ATGGCGTGGCTGGTACTGTGCCTGCTCCTGTGGGCGCTCCCCTGCCCGGCCCAGGACCTTCCCGGCTCCATCGTCCTGACCAGCGGGGAGTGGCCCCCGTTCTATTCCGCCTCCCTGCCCGGCGGCGGGTTCGCCAACCGCGTGGTCCGCGAGAGCTTCGCCCTGGAAGGGATCACGGTCGACTTTCAGTTCCTTCCCTGGCGCCGCGCCCTGGAGACGGCCGCCCAGGGTCCCGCCGTGGGGTCGGCCGGGTGGCTGCCCATGGAGGAGCGCAGGAAGCGGTTCCTGTTCAGCGATCCGGTGTTCGAGTCGGCCAGGGTCTTCTTTCACCGCAGGGATGTCCCCTTCACCTGGCACACCCTTGAGGACGTGCGGGACCTGCGGGTGGGCATCACCCTGGGCAGCGCCGAGGAGTTCCCCTTCGAGGAGGTTTTGGCCCGCGGCAAGGGCAAGCTCGACGTGGTCGGGAGCTACGTGGCGGGCATGAAGATGCTCATCGCCGGGCGGGTGGACGTCTACGCCTGCAACAAGGCCGTGGGCCTCTTCATCCTGGCGAACCGCATCGACGACGGGGACGCGGACCAGGTCGCCTGCAATCCCCGGCCGATCTTCACCGAGACCAATCACCTCCTCCTCAGCCGCCGCCTGCCCTTTGCCGAGGCGCTCATGGAGCGGTTCAACGCGGGCCTGCGCGCGCTGCGCCGAAGCGGCCGATACGACCGGATCCGGCAGGAATATCCCGGCCTGGACTGA
- a CDS encoding ABC transporter ATP-binding protein — MANVQLKKVVKRYGDVEVVHGIDLDIEDNEFIVLVGPSGCGKSTVLRMIAGLEKISGGEVFIGDRLVNQVSPKDRNVAMVFQNYALYPHMSVRDNMGFSLKMRGKGADEISAKVDEAARVLELTPYLDRKPSELSGGQRQRVAMGRAIVRNPDVFLFDEPLSNLDAQLRTQMRMELRKMHLKLATTTIYVTHDQIEAMTLADRIVILKDGYIQQVGTPIDVFERPANVFVARFIGNPPMNILEGTFRVEDGRRYVQAGPSKFPVVDSQGGAFEDGAPVLVGIRPDSIKMGDRIEKLPEEWMCHGEVVVSEILGGQSHLEIVVDGENELLAEVEGRVLAHPGEIVPIGFEFDRMVLFDPETKEAIY, encoded by the coding sequence ATGGCGAACGTGCAATTGAAGAAGGTGGTCAAGCGGTACGGGGACGTGGAAGTGGTCCACGGTATCGATCTCGACATTGAGGACAACGAATTCATCGTCCTGGTCGGTCCGTCGGGCTGCGGCAAGTCCACGGTGCTGCGCATGATCGCGGGGCTGGAAAAGATTTCCGGCGGCGAGGTGTTCATCGGCGACCGGCTGGTCAACCAGGTCTCGCCCAAGGACCGCAACGTGGCCATGGTCTTCCAGAACTACGCCCTGTATCCGCACATGTCCGTGCGCGACAACATGGGCTTCTCGCTGAAGATGCGCGGCAAGGGCGCGGACGAGATAAGCGCCAAGGTCGACGAGGCGGCCAGGGTCCTGGAACTGACCCCGTACCTCGACCGCAAGCCGTCCGAGCTGTCCGGCGGCCAGCGCCAGCGCGTGGCCATGGGCCGGGCCATAGTGCGCAACCCGGACGTCTTCCTGTTCGACGAGCCCTTGTCCAACCTGGACGCCCAGTTGCGCACCCAGATGCGTATGGAACTGCGCAAGATGCACCTGAAGCTGGCGACCACGACCATCTACGTGACCCACGACCAGATCGAGGCCATGACTCTGGCCGACCGCATCGTCATCCTCAAGGACGGGTACATCCAGCAGGTGGGCACGCCCATCGACGTGTTCGAGCGGCCCGCCAACGTGTTCGTGGCCCGGTTCATCGGCAACCCGCCCATGAACATCCTGGAGGGGACCTTCCGTGTGGAAGACGGCCGTCGCTACGTCCAGGCCGGACCCTCCAAATTCCCGGTGGTGGACAGCCAGGGCGGGGCCTTTGAAGACGGCGCGCCCGTGCTCGTGGGTATCCGCCCGGACTCCATCAAGATGGGCGACCGCATCGAGAAGCTGCCCGAGGAGTGGATGTGCCACGGCGAGGTGGTGGTCTCCGAGATCCTCGGCGGCCAATCCCATCTGGAGATCGTGGTGGACGGCGAAAACGAACTCCTTGCCGAGGTCGAGGGCCGGGTGTTGGCCCACCCCGGCGAGATCGTGCCCATCGGCTTCGAGTTCGACCGGATGGTCCTGTTCGACCCGGAGACGAAAGAAGCTATTTATTAA
- a CDS encoding aldose epimerase family protein, whose amino-acid sequence MQLSSRPFGTTGDGTPVELYTLANAAGMEADIATYGGALVRLTAPDREGDMADVVLGYDTLDGYLNDCCCFGRLVGRVANRIGGARLVLDGREYALDRNNGRHHLHGGAGGFHSRVWRADPLETEAGPALVLTFESRDGDQGYPGNLAVSAVYTLAQDGLRLDFSAAADRPTAVNLTAHPYFNLSGRPGTDCLGHVLTIPARRCLETDGDLIPTGCLSEVAGTPLDFMAGVAIGARIRQDSVPLANGHGYDHCYVLDGRAGMKPAASVVEPVSGRGLEVLTTQPCVQFYSGNHIPEGLPGKGGAVYGARSGLCLEPQGFVDAPAHAAFSDITLRPGEAYRQTILYRFFVK is encoded by the coding sequence ATGCAACTGAGTTCGCGTCCCTTCGGCACGACCGGAGACGGCACCCCGGTGGAGCTGTACACCCTGGCCAACGCGGCGGGCATGGAGGCGGACATCGCCACCTACGGCGGCGCCCTGGTCCGGCTGACCGCGCCCGACCGCGAAGGCGACATGGCCGACGTGGTCCTGGGCTACGACACGCTGGACGGCTACCTGAACGATTGCTGCTGCTTCGGCAGGCTGGTGGGGCGGGTGGCCAACCGCATCGGCGGGGCGCGCCTGGTCCTGGACGGCAGGGAGTACGCGCTGGACCGCAACAACGGCCGCCATCACCTGCACGGCGGGGCCGGCGGGTTCCACAGCCGGGTCTGGCGGGCGGACCCCCTCGAGACCGAGGCCGGGCCCGCGCTGGTCCTGACCTTTGAGAGCCGCGACGGGGATCAGGGCTATCCCGGCAACCTGGCGGTCTCGGCGGTCTACACCCTGGCACAGGACGGACTGCGTCTGGACTTTTCGGCGGCAGCGGACCGGCCCACGGCGGTCAACCTGACCGCCCACCCCTATTTCAACCTGAGCGGGCGGCCGGGCACGGACTGCCTGGGGCACGTCCTGACCATCCCGGCCCGGCGCTGCCTCGAGACCGACGGGGACCTGATCCCCACCGGCTGCCTGAGCGAAGTGGCCGGTACCCCGCTCGATTTCATGGCCGGGGTTGCCATCGGCGCGCGCATCCGGCAGGATTCCGTGCCCCTTGCCAACGGGCACGGCTACGACCACTGCTACGTGCTCGACGGCCGAGCCGGGATGAAACCGGCGGCCTCGGTGGTCGAGCCGGTCTCGGGACGGGGGTTGGAGGTCCTGACCACGCAGCCGTGCGTCCAGTTCTACTCGGGCAATCACATCCCGGAAGGGTTGCCCGGCAAGGGCGGAGCGGTTTATGGTGCGAGGTCGGGACTGTGCCTTGAGCCCCAGGGGTTCGTGGACGCCCCTGCCCACGCGGCCTTTTCCGATATCACGCTGCGCCCCGGCGAGGCATACAGGCAAACGATCTTGTACAGATTTTTCGTGAAGTAG
- a CDS encoding Gfo/Idh/MocA family protein, whose translation MKKIRIGVLSTAKIGRTKVIPGMQKAGRCEVAAICSRNEEAARRAAEELNIPKAYGSYEKLLADPDIDAVYIPLPNHLHVEWTLKAMARNKHVLCEKPMGLNDGEVNRVINAMALNPEVKVMEAFMYRLHPQWVETKRLIDEGAIGKPTSIQSFFSYFNADPGNIRNKADMGGGGLMDIGCYQVSLSRFLFDAQPRRVLGWMDRDPEFATDRTFSGMLDFGGRLSAFTCSTQLAPYQRVNVLGEKGRIEIIIPFNAPPDAPTEILLQQDGETRTLTFDACDQYTLQGEAFAEAVLDDKPAPISIMDTFANQHTVDALFKSAETDNWQNC comes from the coding sequence ATGAAGAAAATCCGCATAGGCGTGCTGTCCACCGCCAAGATCGGCCGCACCAAAGTCATTCCCGGCATGCAGAAGGCCGGACGCTGCGAAGTCGCGGCCATCTGCTCGCGCAACGAGGAAGCCGCACGCCGGGCCGCCGAGGAGCTGAATATCCCCAAGGCGTACGGCAGCTACGAGAAACTGCTGGCCGACCCGGACATCGACGCGGTCTACATCCCCCTGCCCAACCATCTGCACGTGGAATGGACCCTCAAGGCCATGGCCCGGAACAAGCACGTGCTCTGCGAAAAGCCCATGGGGCTGAACGACGGCGAGGTCAACCGGGTAATCAACGCCATGGCCCTCAACCCCGAGGTCAAGGTCATGGAGGCGTTCATGTACCGCCTCCACCCGCAGTGGGTGGAGACCAAACGGCTCATCGACGAGGGCGCCATCGGCAAGCCTACCTCGATCCAGTCCTTTTTCTCCTACTTCAACGCCGACCCCGGCAACATCCGCAACAAGGCGGACATGGGCGGCGGCGGGCTCATGGACATCGGCTGCTACCAGGTTTCCCTGTCTCGCTTCCTGTTCGACGCCCAGCCCCGGCGCGTGCTCGGCTGGATGGACAGGGACCCCGAGTTCGCCACGGACCGGACCTTCTCGGGCATGCTCGACTTCGGCGGCAGGCTGTCCGCCTTCACCTGCTCCACCCAACTGGCCCCCTACCAGCGGGTCAACGTCCTGGGCGAAAAAGGCCGCATCGAGATCATCATCCCGTTCAACGCCCCGCCGGACGCGCCCACCGAAATCCTGCTCCAACAGGACGGCGAAACGCGGACCCTCACCTTCGATGCCTGCGACCAGTACACCCTCCAAGGCGAAGCCTTTGCCGAAGCCGTGCTCGACGACAAACCCGCGCCCATCTCCATCATGGACACCTTCGCCAACCAACATACCGTGGACGCCCTGTTCAAAAGCGCCGAAACCGACAACTGGCAAAACTGCTGA
- a CDS encoding pyrimidine/purine nucleoside phosphorylase: MTAFANVTIKKKANIYFDGKVTSRTITLSDGSEKTLGIMLPGEYEFGTQKPEFMEITAGELSVQLPGFDDWVIVAAGQSFNVPGEAKFRLKVRTVTDYCCTYLD; the protein is encoded by the coding sequence ATGACCGCATTCGCCAACGTGACCATCAAGAAGAAAGCCAACATCTATTTCGACGGCAAAGTCACCAGCCGGACCATCACCTTGAGCGACGGCAGCGAGAAGACGCTCGGCATCATGCTGCCCGGCGAATACGAGTTCGGCACTCAGAAGCCGGAATTCATGGAGATCACCGCCGGAGAGCTGTCCGTTCAGCTGCCCGGCTTCGACGACTGGGTGATCGTGGCCGCGGGCCAGAGCTTCAACGTCCCCGGCGAGGCCAAGTTCCGCCTCAAGGTCCGCACCGTGACCGACTACTGCTGTACGTACCTGGACTAG
- a CDS encoding galactokinase, with product MDTAAAYAEALRRGALDPILVKLYRSVDIAAQRDRYLDLLACFESRVGPGPAALILAPGRTELGGNHTDHNLGVVLAAAVHFDCLAVARPSDGNMVRIQSKGFDEEIVVDVSDLAPRSGEKDTSMALIRGVAAGLAESGRKVAGFDACVDGEVPMGAGLSSSAAFEILVGRIFSELFNDGECTALELAVAGRAAENDYFGKPCGLMDQLSCAAQGILSIDFADPARPAMHEVDFDFGRTGYRLAVVDTGGSHADLTPDYAAIPDEMGRAARALGREHARGLTVEAVLDNASRIREAAGDRGVLRLIHFIEETDRAAEQAEVLAAGRMEDFLDLVRRSGDSSWRLLQNCISATDPLDQPIPLALTLTERFLHGQGACRIQGGGFAGTIQAYVPEDRFTAYTAFMEELFGRGAVMPLKVRRPGFERIALDMLDGEGGA from the coding sequence ATGGACACCGCGGCTGCATATGCCGAGGCCCTGCGACGCGGAGCCCTGGACCCGATCCTGGTCAAGCTGTACCGGTCCGTGGACATCGCGGCCCAGCGCGACCGCTATCTTGACCTCCTGGCCTGTTTCGAATCCCGCGTCGGGCCCGGCCCGGCGGCTCTCATCCTGGCCCCCGGCCGGACCGAACTGGGCGGCAACCACACCGACCACAACCTGGGTGTGGTCCTGGCGGCCGCCGTGCATTTCGACTGCCTGGCCGTTGCCCGGCCCAGCGACGGGAACATGGTCCGCATCCAATCCAAGGGGTTCGACGAGGAGATCGTCGTGGACGTGAGCGACCTTGCCCCCCGGTCCGGGGAGAAGGACACCTCCATGGCGCTGATCCGCGGCGTGGCCGCCGGGTTGGCCGAATCCGGCCGCAAGGTGGCCGGGTTCGACGCCTGCGTGGACGGCGAGGTGCCCATGGGCGCGGGGTTGAGTTCGTCGGCGGCCTTCGAGATCCTGGTCGGCCGGATATTCAGCGAGCTGTTCAACGACGGCGAGTGTACGGCCCTGGAACTGGCCGTGGCGGGCCGCGCGGCGGAGAACGACTATTTCGGCAAGCCGTGCGGGCTCATGGACCAGCTTTCCTGCGCGGCCCAGGGCATCCTGTCCATCGACTTCGCGGACCCGGCCCGGCCCGCGATGCACGAGGTGGACTTCGACTTCGGACGGACCGGCTACCGGCTGGCCGTGGTCGACACCGGCGGCAGCCACGCGGACCTGACCCCGGACTACGCGGCCATCCCGGACGAGATGGGGCGGGCCGCCCGCGCCCTGGGGCGGGAGCACGCACGCGGGCTGACCGTGGAGGCGGTCCTGGACAACGCCTCGCGCATCCGCGAGGCCGCCGGGGACCGTGGCGTGCTCCGGCTCATCCATTTCATCGAGGAGACGGACCGCGCCGCCGAGCAGGCCGAGGTCCTGGCCGCCGGGCGCATGGAGGACTTCCTCGATCTGGTCCGGCGGTCCGGCGACTCCTCCTGGCGGCTGCTCCAGAACTGCATCTCGGCCACCGATCCCCTGGACCAGCCCATCCCCCTGGCCCTGACCCTGACCGAGCGGTTCCTGCACGGGCAGGGCGCGTGCCGCATCCAGGGCGGCGGGTTCGCCGGGACCATCCAGGCCTACGTGCCCGAGGACCGGTTCACAGCCTACACGGCGTTCATGGAGGAGCTCTTCGGCCGGGGCGCGGTCATGCCCCTCAAGGTCCGCAGGCCCGGTTTCGAGCGCATCGCACTCGACATGCTCGACGGGGAGGGGGGCGCATGA
- a CDS encoding UDP-glucose--hexose-1-phosphate uridylyltransferase, with protein sequence MFFEDHPHRRLNQLTGEWVLVSPHRTKRPWQGQQEAPDRATLPSHDEHCYLCPGNGRAGGAVNPQYTDTFVFTNDFAALLPEEPEAGLAPQADGLLVAEAETGTCRVICYSPRHDLTLARLGTDQAARVVGVWCDEFAHLGWREDIGYVQIFENRGAAMGCSNPHPHGQIWATRSVPMYPAVEDRRQAEYLRDKGKCLLCTYLETELARGERLVFENDSFAVLVPFWALWPFEAMILPKAHLSNILEMTPAQRRDLADAMVRLNVRYDNLFQTSFPYSMGIHQAPTDGGDHPHWHFHLHYYPPLLRSQSVKKFMVGYEMMAMPQRDLTAESAAARLREQSEVHYMDGSGDGEDA encoded by the coding sequence ATGTTTTTCGAGGACCATCCGCACAGGCGGCTGAACCAGCTCACCGGCGAGTGGGTGCTGGTTTCGCCCCACCGTACCAAGCGGCCCTGGCAGGGCCAGCAGGAAGCGCCCGACCGGGCGACCCTGCCTTCCCACGACGAGCACTGCTACCTCTGCCCCGGCAACGGGCGGGCGGGCGGCGCGGTCAACCCGCAGTACACCGACACCTTCGTCTTCACCAACGACTTCGCGGCGCTTTTGCCCGAGGAGCCCGAGGCCGGGCTCGCTCCCCAGGCGGACGGCCTGCTGGTGGCCGAGGCCGAAACCGGCACCTGCCGGGTCATCTGCTATTCCCCGCGCCACGACCTGACCCTGGCCCGCCTGGGCACGGACCAGGCCGCGCGGGTGGTCGGCGTGTGGTGCGACGAGTTCGCCCATCTGGGTTGGCGCGAGGACATCGGCTACGTCCAGATATTCGAGAACCGGGGCGCGGCCATGGGTTGTTCCAACCCGCATCCGCACGGCCAGATATGGGCCACCCGCAGCGTGCCCATGTACCCGGCCGTCGAGGACCGCCGCCAGGCCGAGTACCTGCGCGACAAGGGCAAGTGCCTGCTCTGCACCTATCTGGAGACCGAACTGGCCCGTGGCGAGCGGCTCGTCTTCGAGAACGACTCGTTCGCGGTCCTGGTGCCGTTCTGGGCCCTGTGGCCCTTCGAGGCCATGATCCTGCCCAAGGCGCACCTGTCGAACATCCTGGAGATGACGCCCGCCCAGCGCCGCGACCTGGCCGACGCCATGGTCCGCCTGAACGTGCGCTACGACAACCTCTTCCAGACCTCGTTCCCTTATTCCATGGGCATCCACCAGGCCCCGACCGACGGCGGGGACCACCCGCACTGGCATTTCCACCTGCACTACTATCCGCCGCTGCTGCGCTCCCAATCGGTCAAGAAGTTCATGGTCGGCTACGAGATGATGGCCATGCCCCAGCGCGACCTGACCGCCGAGTCCGCGGCCGCCCGGCTGCGCGAGCAGTCCGAGGTCCACTACATGGACGGCTCCGGCGACGGAGAGGACGCGTAA
- a CDS encoding bifunctional metallophosphatase/5'-nucleotidase translates to MIRSFARLVLAAIIVFCPVTARALDVTLLHVNDSHSYLDATADKIAPQGASTYCRLGGWTRLKSAVDAVRAEDGNVLLLHAGDAVQGGLYYMKYGGRPEMEFLDRLGFDAFAPGNHEFDRGAPYLAELLAYTKVPVVCANLDGSAVPALAARIRPYVIVQRGGDRIGVIGLITPETKLISSPGDVKFSDTVHAATLIVRELEARGVNKIVLLTHEGYEADKRLAAAVPGVDVVVGGHSHTLLGNSGIEAMGLRPAGAYPTVVKGADGNDVYVVTAWKWGRVLGRLDLTFDDAGRVTKAEGKPLLILADGFKRKNDAGQKVEVKGAAREDLLAFIATNPEAAVVPADPAARKFLGPFSEGVEAMRTEVIGEAVLPLPHIRVPGTTDTGEPLPRGSLIAPLVCQAMLARLKATGEPADIALQNAGGVRESVDQGDITMGTAYTLMPFSNTLVLLELTGAQVRQALETGVDRGEGAFPYVGGARYTADMRRPEGQRVLCVDTLDLEGNWTPLDPARTYRVVTNSYLASGGDGYAVLKDAASSYDTGFVDAQAFIEYVRQQRMLKPLPTTGVTYIPAK, encoded by the coding sequence ATGATACGCTCTTTTGCCCGACTTGTCCTGGCCGCCATCATTGTATTCTGCCCGGTCACGGCCCGCGCCCTTGACGTCACCCTGCTGCACGTCAACGACTCCCACTCCTACCTGGACGCCACGGCCGACAAGATCGCCCCGCAGGGCGCGTCAACCTACTGCCGCCTGGGCGGCTGGACGCGCCTGAAGAGCGCGGTGGACGCCGTCCGCGCCGAAGATGGCAACGTCCTTCTGCTCCACGCGGGCGACGCGGTGCAGGGCGGCCTCTACTACATGAAGTACGGGGGCAGGCCCGAGATGGAGTTCCTGGACCGGCTCGGCTTCGACGCCTTTGCGCCGGGCAATCACGAGTTCGACCGGGGCGCACCATACCTGGCCGAGCTCCTCGCCTACACCAAGGTCCCGGTGGTCTGCGCCAACCTGGACGGGTCGGCGGTCCCGGCCCTGGCCGCGCGGATCCGGCCCTACGTGATCGTTCAGCGCGGCGGTGACCGGATCGGGGTCATCGGCCTGATCACCCCGGAGACCAAGCTCATCTCCAGCCCCGGCGACGTGAAGTTTTCCGACACGGTTCATGCGGCCACCCTCATCGTGCGCGAGCTTGAGGCGCGCGGCGTGAACAAGATCGTGCTCCTGACCCACGAGGGCTACGAAGCGGACAAGCGCCTGGCCGCGGCCGTGCCCGGCGTGGACGTCGTGGTGGGAGGGCATTCGCACACCCTGCTCGGCAACTCCGGCATCGAGGCCATGGGGCTGCGCCCGGCGGGCGCCTATCCCACGGTGGTCAAGGGCGCGGACGGCAACGACGTGTACGTGGTCACGGCCTGGAAATGGGGCCGTGTGCTCGGCCGCCTGGACCTGACCTTCGACGACGCCGGCCGCGTCACCAAGGCCGAGGGCAAGCCCCTCCTGATCCTGGCCGACGGCTTCAAGCGCAAGAACGACGCCGGGCAGAAGGTCGAGGTCAAGGGTGCGGCTCGCGAGGATTTGCTCGCCTTCATCGCGACCAACCCCGAGGCCGCCGTGGTGCCCGCCGACCCGGCCGCGCGCAAGTTCCTCGGCCCGTTCAGCGAGGGCGTCGAGGCCATGCGCACCGAGGTCATCGGCGAGGCCGTCCTGCCACTGCCGCACATCCGCGTGCCCGGTACGACCGACACCGGCGAGCCCCTGCCCCGGGGCAGCCTGATCGCGCCCCTGGTCTGCCAGGCCATGCTCGCCCGGCTCAAGGCCACCGGCGAGCCCGCGGACATCGCCCTGCAAAACGCGGGCGGCGTGCGCGAATCCGTGGACCAGGGCGACATCACCATGGGCACGGCCTATACCCTGATGCCTTTCAGCAACACCCTGGTCCTGCTCGAACTGACTGGCGCGCAGGTCCGCCAGGCCCTGGAGACCGGCGTGGACCGCGGCGAGGGCGCCTTCCCCTACGTGGGCGGGGCGCGCTACACCGCCGACATGCGCCGGCCCGAGGGACAGCGCGTGCTGTGCGTCGACACCCTCGACCTCGAGGGCAACTGGACCCCGCTCGACCCGGCCCGCACCTATCGCGTGGTGACCAACTCCTACCTCGCCTCGGGCGGCGACGGCTACGCGGTCCTCAAAGACGCCGCGTCCAGCTACGACACCGGCTTCGTCGACGCCCAGGCCTTCATCGAATACGTCCGGCAACAACGCATGCTCAAGCCGCTGCCCACCACCGGCGTGACCTACATCCCCGCGAAATAG